One window from the genome of Elaeis guineensis isolate ETL-2024a chromosome 5, EG11, whole genome shotgun sequence encodes:
- the LOC140857883 gene encoding LOW QUALITY PROTEIN: aquaporin TIP1-2-like (The sequence of the model RefSeq protein was modified relative to this genomic sequence to represent the inferred CDS: inserted 1 base in 1 codon) yields MPISRIAIGSPGEASQPDTLKAALAEFISMLIFVFAGEGSGMAFNKLTNDGSTTPAGLVAAALAHAFALFVAVSVGANISGGHVNPAVTFGAFIGGNITLLRGILYWIAQLLGSVVACLLLKFATGGVAVQKTAAFSLSTDVSAWNALVFEIVMTFGLVYTVYATAVDPKKGDLGVIAPIAIGFIVGANILAGGAFDGASMNPAVSFXPAVVSWTWDNHWVYWLGPLIGAAVAAIVYDLFFIGHGTTHEQLPTTDY; encoded by the exons ATGCCGATTAGTAGGATTGCAATTGGATCACCAGGAGAGGCGAGCCAACCTGATACTCTCAAAGCCGCCCTCGCCGAGTTCATCTCAATGCTCATCTTCGTCTTCGCCGGTGAAGGCTCAGGGATGGCCTTCA ACAAGCTCACAAATGATGGCTCGACAACACCTGCGGGTCTGGTTGCAGCAGCCTTGGCACACGCCTTCGCACTGTTCGTGGCGGTGTCAGTTGGAGCCAACATTTCTGGAGGTCATGTGAACCCGGCTGTCACATTTGGTGCCTTCATTGGTGGCAACATCACTCTGCTGAGAGGCATACTCTACTGGATTGCGCAGTTGCTTGGATCAGTCGTTGCCTGCTTGCTTCTCAAGTTCGCCACTGGAG GTGTTGCTGTGCAGAAAACTGCAGCATTCTCGTTATCCACAGATGTGAGTGCGTGGAATGCTCTGGTGTTTGAGATCGTCATGACCTTCGGCTTGGTGTACACTGTCTATGCTACAGCTGTGGATCCAAAGAAGGGCGACCTTGGAGTGATCGCACCCATAGCTATCGGCTTCATCGTGGGTGCAAACATATTGGCTGGTGGGGCATTTGACGGGGCTTCCATGAACCCTGCAGTCTCCT GCCCTGCGGTGGTCAGCTGGACTTGGGACAACCACTGGGTGTACTGGTTGGGACCTTTGATTGGTGCGGCAGTGGCTGCTATAGTTTATGATCTGTTCTTCATTGGCCACGGAACAACCCATGAGCAGCTTCCCACCACAGATTACTAA